A genome region from Thermoanaerobacterium xylanolyticum LX-11 includes the following:
- a CDS encoding aminotransferase class I/II-fold pyridoxal phosphate-dependent enzyme, whose translation MTAPLYEALIKYVEDGTMPYHMPGHKEGKIISRKYIENIAKIDVTEVPGTDNLHDPHGPILEAERLAAKAFGAKSSFFLVNGTTCGIYAAMSSVLNDGDMVVVQRNSHRSVYNGLILTGAIPIYIEPLMDDEDAIAMGISIDELEKLLIKHKNVKAVVITYPNYYGFCVDINKVVDLVHKYDKVLIVDEAHGAHFAFSDRLPLSASKAGADIVIESVHKTLPAFTQSSILHVNTDRIDIDRLRFYLSLYQSTSPSYILMTSIDLARDFMEREGKALLDKCLDLSIQARRLINEIDGVRCIGDDVIGKYGIYDYDATKLTINVSGLGISGSVAESILREKFNIQMEMSDYRNILAIMTVADDEASFDKLIESVKGLSEYKRNEKLSYFDGNGCPEIPEMAMKPKDAVNKEYRYVSMDDAVGMVSLDYVIPYPPGVPLLCPGELIKKDMVQYIKLLYNIGIKVIGIDNLKIRVCK comes from the coding sequence TTGACAGCACCGCTTTATGAAGCATTGATTAAATATGTTGAAGACGGTACAATGCCATATCATATGCCGGGCCACAAAGAAGGGAAAATTATTTCCCGGAAATACATAGAAAACATTGCTAAAATAGATGTGACAGAAGTTCCTGGGACAGACAATCTTCACGATCCACATGGACCGATTTTAGAAGCAGAAAGACTTGCTGCCAAAGCATTTGGAGCTAAATCATCTTTCTTTCTTGTCAATGGAACTACGTGTGGAATATATGCAGCAATGTCATCAGTCTTGAATGATGGTGATATGGTAGTTGTTCAAAGGAATTCTCATAGATCTGTCTATAATGGATTGATACTTACTGGTGCTATACCAATTTATATAGAACCGCTTATGGACGATGAAGATGCCATAGCTATGGGTATATCCATAGATGAACTTGAAAAGCTCCTTATAAAACATAAGAACGTAAAGGCAGTGGTCATTACATATCCAAATTATTATGGTTTTTGTGTCGATATAAATAAAGTGGTGGATTTGGTTCATAAATACGACAAGGTATTGATAGTAGACGAGGCACATGGGGCCCATTTTGCATTTTCTGATAGATTGCCATTATCGGCATCTAAAGCTGGTGCAGATATTGTGATTGAAAGTGTTCACAAAACTTTGCCTGCATTTACGCAAAGCTCAATTTTGCATGTGAATACAGATAGGATAGATATTGATAGATTAAGGTTTTACTTAAGCCTTTATCAATCAACATCTCCTTCTTATATTTTGATGACATCAATTGATTTAGCCAGAGATTTTATGGAGAGGGAAGGCAAAGCATTGCTTGATAAATGTTTAGATCTATCGATTCAAGCAAGAAGGCTTATCAATGAGATAGACGGTGTAAGGTGTATTGGCGATGATGTCATAGGCAAGTACGGAATTTACGATTACGATGCTACAAAGCTTACTATCAATGTAAGTGGACTTGGCATATCCGGCAGTGTGGCGGAAAGTATACTGCGAGAAAAATTCAACATTCAGATGGAAATGTCTGACTACAGAAATATACTTGCCATAATGACTGTAGCTGATGATGAAGCATCGTTTGACAAGCTAATAGAGTCTGTCAAAGGTCTTTCAGAGTACAAAAGGAACGAAAAATTAAGCTATTTTGATGGCAACGGTTGCCCAGAAATTCCTGAAATGGCTATGAAGCCAAAAGATGCGGTAAATAAAGAGTATAGATATGTAAGCATGGATGATGCTGTAGGCATGGTTTCACTTGATTATGTAATTCCATATCCACCGGGTGTTCCGCTTTTATGTCCGGGTGAACTCATAAAAAAAGATATGGTACAATATATAAAATTACTATATAATATAGGTATAAAGGTTATTGGCATTGATAATTTAAAAATACGGGTGTGTAAATAA
- a CDS encoding tRNA1(Val) (adenine(37)-N6)-methyltransferase: MLKNGERIDDLNLNGLKLIQREDMFKFGMDAVLLSNFVYTKRGDKIVDLGCGTGIIPILIAGKSRDTRIVGVEIQSEVANIAIRNVYLNNFEGRIDIINDDIRNVVDKLGIEKYDIVTSNPPYMRHKTGFDKNSESENISRYELNGGLDDFIKVASRLLKFGGKFFLVHRVDRIVDIVYNLRICNLEPKKIRFIHPHIGEKPNLVLVEAKKGAKSGVVIMPPLYVYEENGGYTKELLSIYGKTSIEEE; this comes from the coding sequence ATGCTAAAAAATGGTGAGAGAATTGACGATTTGAATTTGAATGGGCTTAAGCTCATACAGAGGGAAGACATGTTTAAATTTGGAATGGATGCTGTGCTGCTTTCCAATTTTGTATACACAAAAAGAGGAGATAAGATTGTAGATTTAGGGTGCGGAACAGGAATCATACCGATTTTGATAGCAGGAAAATCGAGAGATACACGTATTGTAGGTGTTGAAATACAAAGTGAAGTTGCCAATATTGCTATAAGAAATGTATATCTCAATAATTTTGAAGGTAGAATAGACATAATAAACGATGATATTCGAAATGTTGTGGATAAATTGGGGATTGAAAAATATGATATTGTTACATCCAATCCTCCGTACATGCGGCACAAGACAGGATTTGACAAAAATAGCGAAAGTGAAAACATATCGCGATACGAGTTAAATGGCGGGCTTGACGATTTTATAAAGGTTGCGTCAAGGCTTTTGAAGTTTGGAGGCAAGTTTTTTTTAGTGCATAGAGTGGATAGGATTGTGGATATTGTTTATAATTTGCGGATTTGCAACTTAGAACCTAAAAAAATAAGGTTCATCCATCCACATATTGGGGAAAAGCCGAATTTAGTCTTGGTGGAGGCAAAGAAAGGCGCAAAAAGTGGTGTTGTAATAATGCCGCCTCTCTATGTCTACGAAGAAAATGGAGGATATACAAAAGAACTTTTAAGTATATACGGGAAAACTTCGATAGAGGAGGAATAA
- the tmk gene encoding dTMP kinase — protein sequence MYKGKLITFEGIDGSGKTTQINLLKKYLLEIGRDIVVLREPGGTAIGEKIREILLDKKNNIVPSAEALLYAASRAELVKEVIIPSLNDGKIVILDRFVDSSIVYQGYARGLGVEVVEEINSIAIDGLVPDLTVYLDIKPKDTLMRIDRRKDKDRLEIEDAEFHEKVYEGYMKLIKSKPGRYFIVDATHDIYYIQKVIIDEVSKII from the coding sequence ATGTACAAAGGAAAACTCATAACGTTTGAAGGAATAGATGGCAGTGGGAAAACTACGCAAATAAATCTGCTTAAAAAATACCTTTTGGAGATTGGACGAGATATTGTTGTTTTAAGAGAGCCTGGAGGTACAGCAATAGGCGAGAAAATCAGAGAAATACTTCTTGACAAAAAAAACAATATAGTCCCATCTGCGGAAGCACTTCTTTATGCAGCATCTCGGGCAGAGCTTGTAAAGGAAGTCATAATACCGTCATTAAATGATGGGAAAATAGTGATTTTGGACAGATTTGTTGACAGCTCAATTGTATACCAAGGATATGCGAGAGGACTTGGTGTAGAGGTTGTAGAGGAGATTAACAGTATTGCCATAGATGGACTTGTACCTGATTTAACTGTGTACTTAGATATAAAGCCTAAAGATACCTTAATGAGAATCGACAGAAGAAAAGACAAGGATCGCTTGGAGATAGAAGATGCAGAATTTCATGAAAAAGTCTATGAGGGATATATGAAGCTTATTAAGTCAAAACCAGGCAGGTATTTTATTGTAGATGCTACGCATGATATTTACTATATACAAAAGGTTATAATTGATGAAGTAAGCAAAATTATTTAA
- a CDS encoding ROK family protein has protein sequence MKKFVCGVDLGGTKINTGIMDVDGNILCNVKIPTEADKGPQHVINNIKISIIESLNKLNIDVSQIEGIGIGAPGPLNADRGVVECPPNLPGWIDIPLVDILKRDFDTEIKLNNDANAAALAEYLFGAGQGINNIVYMTVSTGIGGGAIIDGKLYNGANSNAAEIGHHTINFDGPRWCNCGNPGCLESYASGTSLVKFAKKHIESGRDTILKDKPSGELKAEDIFDAAKSGDKLALELIENEAFYLGIGIVNIMAFYNPEIIIIGGGLSSQWDVLYDKMMKTVDERALKPNRQICKVVKAKLGGNVGLIGAASLVL, from the coding sequence GTGAAAAAGTTTGTATGCGGTGTAGATCTTGGTGGTACAAAGATAAATACAGGCATTATGGATGTGGACGGAAATATTTTGTGCAATGTGAAAATACCTACAGAGGCAGATAAAGGACCGCAACATGTTATAAACAACATAAAGATAAGCATAATAGAATCTCTTAATAAATTGAATATAGATGTCAGTCAGATTGAAGGTATTGGGATAGGTGCTCCAGGACCTTTGAATGCAGATAGAGGCGTGGTGGAATGTCCTCCTAATCTACCAGGATGGATTGACATCCCATTGGTGGACATATTAAAGAGAGATTTTGATACGGAGATAAAACTTAACAACGATGCTAATGCTGCTGCACTTGCTGAATATTTATTTGGTGCTGGACAAGGAATAAATAATATTGTTTATATGACTGTAAGCACAGGTATCGGTGGTGGTGCGATAATTGATGGGAAATTGTACAATGGTGCAAATTCAAATGCTGCTGAGATTGGACATCACACTATAAATTTTGACGGGCCTAGATGGTGCAACTGTGGCAATCCTGGGTGTTTAGAGTCGTATGCTTCTGGCACATCATTAGTTAAATTTGCAAAAAAGCATATAGAATCTGGAAGAGATACTATTCTCAAAGACAAACCTTCAGGTGAATTAAAAGCAGAAGATATTTTTGATGCTGCAAAATCTGGTGATAAATTGGCTTTAGAGCTTATTGAGAATGAAGCATTTTATTTGGGAATAGGTATTGTAAACATAATGGCATTTTATAACCCGGAAATTATAATAATAGGTGGCGGATTGTCAAGTCAATGGGATGTCTTGTATGACAAAATGATGAAGACAGTTGATGAAAGAGCATTAAAGCCAAATAGGCAGATTTGCAAAGTTGTTAAGGCAAAACTTGGTGGTAATGTGGGACTTATAGGTGCAGCATCGCTGGTACTATAA
- a CDS encoding PSP1 domain-containing protein, translating to MYTVVGVRFKKAGKIYYFDPGDLPINVGDNVIVETARGVEFGEVVVGKREVDDDEIIAPLKMVLRIATDEDYEHYKENRACEAEAFGVCLDMIKEHNLDMKLIDVEYTFDNNKIIFYFTADGRIDFRDLVKDLAAVFKTRIELRQIGVRDESKIVGGLGPCGRPLCCVTFLGDFEPVSIKMAKDQNLSLNPTKISGLCGRLMCCLKYEQDTYEEVRSELPSVGSLIKVDDKEMRIAEVDVVRKKLKVKMKNAEGIEITKEYDPEDVVVIEESQDDKKDEISEIYEEILGSDFVE from the coding sequence TTGTATACAGTTGTAGGAGTTCGGTTTAAAAAAGCCGGTAAGATATATTACTTCGATCCAGGTGATTTGCCTATAAATGTAGGTGATAATGTCATAGTGGAGACAGCCAGGGGAGTAGAGTTTGGTGAAGTCGTGGTAGGCAAACGGGAGGTTGACGACGATGAGATTATAGCTCCCCTTAAGATGGTTCTTAGGATTGCGACAGATGAGGACTATGAGCATTACAAGGAGAATAGAGCCTGTGAAGCGGAAGCATTCGGAGTTTGCTTGGACATGATAAAAGAGCATAACCTTGACATGAAGTTAATAGATGTTGAGTACACTTTTGACAACAACAAGATAATCTTCTACTTTACTGCTGATGGCAGGATAGATTTCAGAGATCTTGTAAAAGACCTTGCTGCAGTTTTTAAAACGAGAATAGAGCTTAGGCAAATAGGTGTAAGGGATGAGTCAAAGATTGTAGGCGGTTTAGGTCCTTGTGGCAGACCTCTTTGTTGCGTGACATTTTTAGGGGATTTCGAGCCTGTATCGATTAAGATGGCAAAGGATCAGAATCTTTCACTTAACCCTACTAAGATTTCAGGATTATGTGGCAGATTAATGTGTTGCCTAAAATATGAGCAGGATACTTACGAAGAAGTTAGATCAGAGCTGCCTTCTGTAGGAAGCCTTATAAAAGTCGATGACAAAGAGATGAGGATAGCGGAGGTTGATGTTGTAAGAAAGAAACTTAAAGTAAAGATGAAAAATGCTGAAGGAATAGAGATAACGAAAGAGTACGACCCAGAAGATGTCGTAGTCATAGAAGAAAGCCAAGACGATAAAAAAGATGAGATTTCTGAAATTTATGAAGAAATATTGGGAAGTGATTTTGTAGAATAA
- a CDS encoding arginine deiminase produces the protein MTHPLLVPHVSSEIGTLKAVVLHRPGKELERLTPQNLAELLFDDIPWVRKIQEEHDEFAKVLKDNGITVLYVKDLLQDVLKDEAIKEQFIIDLLKINGITNTETESYLKDYLMDLRCNDIAEIAISGLEKGDIDNIIPKGLAEFIYEEHYFYIKPVPNMYFTRDPGAMIDGGFMISSMKSAARKPETLIMKYIYKNHDIFKKNNVPCWYDNTYFHSLEGGDVLILSDKVIAVGCGERTTPQAIERLARNLFEGNSTVEHILVVQIPINRSYMHLDTVFTMVDKERFVFYPGIKKDLRVFSIIKDDKGFSIQKEKDLQDALKFALNLRNIEIIPTGGFNAITSAREQWNDSTNTLAIAPGKVITYSRNESSNKIMRKEGIEVIEIEGSELSRGRGGPRCMSMPLLRY, from the coding sequence GTGACGCATCCATTATTAGTACCACATGTATCATCAGAAATAGGAACTTTAAAAGCAGTCGTATTGCACAGACCTGGAAAGGAATTAGAAAGACTTACGCCTCAAAATTTAGCAGAACTGCTTTTTGATGATATTCCATGGGTTAGAAAGATTCAAGAGGAACATGATGAATTTGCCAAAGTATTAAAAGATAACGGTATAACTGTTTTGTACGTAAAAGACCTTCTTCAGGATGTATTAAAAGATGAAGCTATAAAAGAACAATTTATAATAGATCTTCTGAAGATAAATGGCATAACAAATACCGAAACAGAAAGCTACCTTAAAGATTACCTTATGGATTTACGCTGCAATGATATTGCTGAAATTGCCATAAGCGGACTTGAAAAAGGCGATATTGACAATATCATCCCAAAAGGCCTGGCTGAATTCATCTACGAAGAACACTATTTTTACATTAAGCCTGTCCCAAATATGTATTTTACCAGAGATCCCGGTGCAATGATAGATGGAGGATTTATGATAAGCTCCATGAAGTCTGCGGCGAGAAAGCCTGAAACGCTCATAATGAAATACATATACAAAAACCACGATATTTTCAAGAAAAATAACGTTCCATGTTGGTACGACAACACTTACTTTCACTCTTTAGAAGGCGGAGATGTGCTTATATTAAGCGACAAGGTAATAGCAGTAGGATGCGGCGAAAGGACTACGCCACAAGCAATAGAAAGACTTGCCCGCAATCTTTTTGAAGGCAATTCAACAGTAGAACACATCCTTGTCGTCCAGATTCCCATAAACAGATCATACATGCACCTTGATACTGTATTCACCATGGTAGATAAGGAAAGGTTCGTCTTCTACCCTGGAATAAAGAAAGATCTGAGAGTTTTCAGCATAATAAAGGATGACAAAGGTTTTTCAATTCAAAAGGAAAAAGATCTCCAAGATGCATTGAAATTTGCATTAAATCTCAGAAATATTGAAATAATACCTACAGGTGGTTTTAATGCCATAACGTCAGCACGGGAGCAGTGGAACGACAGCACAAATACGCTTGCTATAGCGCCAGGCAAAGTCATCACATACTCCCGAAATGAATCATCAAATAAAATCATGAGAAAAGAAGGCATCGAGGTAATCGAGATCGAAGGTTCTGAACTATCAAGAGGCAGAGGCGGTCCAAGATGTATGAGCATGCCACTTTTGAGATATTAG
- a CDS encoding sigma factor G inhibitor Gin, with amino-acid sequence MESMLKTKKCFICNHEKTDGIDVLGEFLCNDCQKIIAHISPDDAKYEYYRKKMIDIWRNYKKDFEYEDC; translated from the coding sequence ATGGAAAGCATGTTAAAAACTAAAAAATGCTTTATATGCAATCATGAAAAGACAGACGGTATCGATGTATTGGGAGAATTTTTATGCAATGACTGCCAGAAAATAATCGCTCACATATCTCCAGATGATGCAAAGTACGAATATTACAGAAAAAAGATGATAGATATCTGGCGCAACTACAAAAAAGATTTTGAATATGAGGACTGTTGA
- a CDS encoding cyclic-di-AMP receptor, with amino-acid sequence MKLIFAIVQDEDVRRLMDGLTEKGFSFTRVASTGGFLRSGNTTLMIGVEDDKLDDAIEVIEKKCKTRDRIITSPTPMGGATDIFIPQPVEVSIGGATVFVIDVEKFFRI; translated from the coding sequence GTGAAACTGATTTTTGCCATAGTACAAGACGAAGACGTAAGAAGACTTATGGATGGACTTACAGAAAAAGGGTTCAGCTTTACAAGAGTTGCTTCTACGGGTGGATTTTTAAGATCTGGCAATACGACACTTATGATAGGTGTAGAGGATGATAAGCTGGATGATGCTATTGAAGTGATTGAAAAGAAGTGTAAAACGAGGGACAGAATAATCACATCTCCGACTCCTATGGGAGGAGCCACTGATATATTTATACCGCAGCCTGTTGAAGTCTCTATCGGTGGAGCTACAGTTTTTGTCATCGATGTAGAAAAATTTTTCAGGATATAG
- a CDS encoding sulfite exporter TauE/SafE family protein — MILTSSIILLISIVAGVFGALLGLGGGIIVIPMLTLLLGVNIKYAIGASIVSVIATSSGAAVTYVRDKITNIRIGMFLEIATTTGALTGAFIAGLISSKYLYIIFGLLLLYSAFTMLKKRNEELPVGVVSQPIAKKLKLEGSYYDKVLKKEIKYNVTGVNKGFGMMYIAGVISGLLGIGSGIFKVMAMDLFMRLPMKVSTATSNFMIGVTAAASAGVYLVRGDIDPKIAGPVALGVLIGATMGTKIMTNMKSTTIRKIFIPVLAYVSIEMLLKGLGV; from the coding sequence GTGATATTGACATCATCAATTATACTTCTCATATCAATTGTGGCTGGAGTATTTGGAGCTCTCTTAGGGTTAGGAGGCGGTATAATAGTAATACCAATGCTTACACTTCTCTTAGGAGTAAACATAAAATACGCCATTGGCGCCAGCATCGTATCAGTCATTGCTACATCCAGCGGTGCTGCTGTAACGTATGTAAGAGACAAGATTACTAATATAAGGATAGGAATGTTTTTAGAGATAGCTACAACCACAGGTGCTTTGACAGGTGCTTTTATCGCAGGGCTTATAAGTTCAAAATACCTCTATATTATCTTTGGGCTTCTTCTTCTATATTCGGCATTCACTATGTTAAAAAAGCGAAATGAAGAACTTCCTGTAGGTGTAGTATCACAGCCTATAGCAAAAAAACTGAAACTAGAAGGATCTTACTACGATAAAGTCCTTAAAAAAGAGATAAAGTACAATGTCACCGGAGTAAACAAAGGATTTGGCATGATGTACATAGCAGGTGTAATATCTGGACTATTGGGTATAGGAAGCGGTATCTTCAAGGTTATGGCAATGGATCTATTTATGAGACTTCCAATGAAAGTCTCAACTGCCACCAGCAATTTTATGATTGGTGTTACTGCAGCCGCCAGTGCTGGAGTGTATCTTGTAAGAGGCGATATAGACCCAAAGATAGCTGGTCCTGTGGCACTTGGAGTACTTATAGGTGCAACAATGGGTACAAAAATCATGACAAATATGAAAAGCACAACCATAAGAAAAATATTTATACCTGTCTTAGCTTATGTTTCCATCGAAATGCTTCTTAAAGGATTGGGGGTATAG
- the rsmI gene encoding 16S rRNA (cytidine(1402)-2'-O)-methyltransferase yields MSGRLYLCPTPIGNLEDITLRVLKVLKEVDIIAAEDTRQTLKLLNHYDIKKTVVSYHEHNKASRGEKLLIDLKAGKNVALVTDAGTPGISDPGEDLVKLCLEDKINVVSLPGATAITTALVGSGLDTKKFVFLGFLPTKKSERESALDEIGREKRTVIIYEAPHRIVRTLEELKPYIEGRKVVIARELTKVHEEYIRGTVDEVLLKLGDDVKGEIVVLIEGGKNQVAMEPKELLRKYIECGMDKKEAIKLTAKQLKIPKSEIYKLALKDES; encoded by the coding sequence ATGTCTGGAAGATTGTATTTGTGCCCAACACCAATTGGAAACTTGGAAGACATAACCTTAAGAGTTTTAAAGGTGCTTAAAGAAGTGGACATAATTGCTGCTGAAGACACGAGGCAGACTTTAAAACTTTTGAATCATTACGACATAAAAAAAACCGTAGTAAGCTACCATGAGCATAACAAAGCTTCAAGAGGCGAAAAACTTTTAATAGATTTAAAGGCTGGGAAGAATGTAGCGCTGGTTACTGATGCTGGTACACCGGGCATATCTGACCCTGGGGAAGACCTTGTAAAACTTTGCTTAGAAGATAAGATAAATGTAGTATCGCTTCCCGGCGCTACAGCAATAACAACGGCATTAGTAGGCTCTGGGCTTGACACAAAGAAGTTTGTTTTCTTAGGATTTTTGCCAACAAAGAAAAGCGAGAGAGAAAGCGCTTTGGATGAGATAGGGAGAGAAAAGAGAACGGTTATCATTTATGAGGCGCCTCATAGAATTGTCAGGACGTTGGAAGAATTAAAGCCATACATAGAAGGCAGAAAGGTTGTAATAGCAAGAGAGCTTACAAAAGTGCACGAAGAGTATATAAGGGGAACGGTAGATGAGGTTCTATTAAAATTAGGAGATGATGTAAAAGGAGAAATTGTGGTCCTTATAGAAGGTGGGAAAAATCAAGTTGCGATGGAACCAAAGGAGCTTCTCAGAAAATACATTGAATGCGGCATGGATAAGAAAGAAGCGATTAAATTGACGGCTAAACAATTAAAAATACCAAAAAGCGAAATTTACAAGCTCGCATTGAAGGATGAATCGTAA
- a CDS encoding DNA-3-methyladenine glycosylase I → MDRCPWCLKDEIYIKYHDTEWGVPVHDDRIHFEFLVLESAQAGLNWLTILKKRNNYRKAYSEFDPQKVSLFDEKKVQELLNDVGIIRNKRKIESSIANAKAFLEIQREFGSFDTYIWSFTDGRPIINYWESIDEVPAKTSLSDKISNDLKKRGFKFVGSTIIYSHMQAIGIVNDHITSCFRHKELLQFNS, encoded by the coding sequence ATGGATAGATGTCCTTGGTGTCTTAAAGATGAAATATACATAAAATATCATGATACAGAGTGGGGCGTACCAGTACATGACGACAGGATTCACTTTGAATTTTTAGTATTGGAATCGGCTCAAGCGGGACTAAACTGGCTTACAATACTTAAGAAAAGGAATAATTATAGAAAGGCATATAGCGAATTTGATCCACAAAAAGTTTCGCTCTTTGATGAGAAAAAAGTGCAGGAGCTTTTAAATGACGTTGGCATTATTCGAAATAAAAGAAAAATAGAATCATCTATAGCAAACGCTAAGGCCTTTTTAGAAATTCAAAGAGAATTTGGTAGTTTTGATACGTATATTTGGAGTTTCACTGATGGAAGGCCTATCATAAATTATTGGGAAAGCATTGACGAAGTACCTGCTAAAACATCATTATCTGATAAGATAAGTAATGATCTTAAAAAAAGAGGGTTTAAATTTGTGGGATCCACAATAATATATTCACACATGCAAGCGATTGGAATTGTAAATGACCATATAACATCGTGTTTCAGACATAAGGAGCTATTGCAATTTAACTCATAA
- the holB gene encoding DNA polymerase III subunit delta' produces the protein MHKIYGHKNILELFNKIINSGKIANAYLFVGESGLGKEYMAKYFAMMVNCVKSPKPCFSCHSCVQFVSGNHPDIFFIEPDGSSIKVDTLRNTVISNAYIKPYNSYKKIFIIKEAEKMTEQSQNSILKTLEEPPLHVLFILTASKMDGLLPTIVSRCETIRFNRESDDVIEDYLVNEKNVNASEAKKISSVACGNYGKADLLTDEKYSIIRNEVWDVLESLLKSDRALRLDRFRFFDENREMIDDVIDIMLSYVRDIMVLNFSDERSVINKDMIDKLKAISNDLTGPKLNNIINEIEDLIFNLKSNVNYQMAIEKFLLSI, from the coding sequence ATGCACAAAATTTACGGTCACAAAAACATTTTAGAATTGTTTAATAAAATTATAAATTCAGGGAAAATAGCAAATGCATACCTTTTTGTTGGAGAAAGTGGGTTGGGCAAAGAATACATGGCAAAGTATTTTGCCATGATGGTAAATTGTGTTAAAAGTCCCAAGCCATGCTTCAGTTGCCATTCATGCGTTCAATTTGTATCAGGCAATCACCCTGATATTTTCTTTATAGAGCCTGATGGAAGCTCAATAAAAGTGGATACATTGAGAAATACTGTCATAAGCAATGCCTATATTAAACCGTATAATTCATACAAAAAGATTTTCATAATAAAAGAAGCAGAGAAAATGACAGAGCAATCTCAAAATAGCATTCTCAAGACTTTAGAGGAACCTCCTTTGCACGTTTTATTCATATTGACAGCGTCTAAAATGGATGGCCTTTTACCTACAATTGTATCAAGATGTGAGACAATAAGGTTTAATAGAGAGTCGGATGATGTTATAGAGGATTATCTTGTAAATGAGAAAAACGTCAATGCAAGTGAAGCTAAAAAAATTTCATCTGTTGCTTGCGGCAACTATGGCAAGGCGGATTTGTTGACTGATGAGAAGTATTCAATTATAAGGAATGAAGTCTGGGATGTATTGGAAAGCTTATTAAAAAGCGACAGGGCTTTAAGGCTCGATAGATTTAGATTTTTCGATGAAAACAGAGAAATGATTGATGATGTAATTGATATAATGCTTTCTTACGTAAGGGATATTATGGTTTTAAACTTTAGTGATGAAAGAAGCGTTATAAACAAAGATATGATAGATAAACTTAAAGCAATTTCAAATGATTTGACAGGGCCTAAGCTTAATAATATAATAAATGAGATAGAAGATCTTATATTTAATCTTAAGTCAAACGTCAATTATCAAATGGCCATTGAAAAATTTCTCTTAAGCATTTAG
- a CDS encoding YaaR family protein, with translation MKIQEINSNKIMTGYEKDDRSERTSALKFEDIFDSEISKVEESMLNKMLNDIDDAAEKLKEEMNLDNLMVYKRKVKEFLQKSLNGMFQKSKKESINLNGRKKIYTIVEKVNDKLEIMTKEFLEGNKKNLDILSAIEEIRGLLIDIYS, from the coding sequence ATGAAGATACAAGAGATAAATTCCAATAAAATAATGACAGGCTATGAAAAAGATGATAGAAGTGAAAGGACTTCTGCCTTAAAATTTGAAGACATCTTTGACAGCGAAATAAGCAAAGTAGAAGAAAGCATGTTAAATAAGATGCTTAATGATATTGATGATGCTGCTGAAAAATTGAAAGAGGAAATGAACTTGGATAACCTTATGGTTTACAAGAGAAAAGTTAAAGAGTTCTTGCAGAAGTCTTTAAATGGCATGTTTCAAAAAAGCAAGAAGGAATCAATAAATCTAAACGGACGAAAAAAAATCTACACTATTGTTGAAAAAGTAAATGATAAACTTGAGATTATGACGAAGGAGTTTTTAGAGGGAAACAAGAAGAATCTTGATATTTTAAGCGCTATTGAGGAGATCAGGGGATTGTTGATAGATATATATTCGTAG
- a CDS encoding DUF1634 domain-containing protein — MEIIISKTLRAGVLLSALIILIGLILFFVTKNSGYPAGVYPTSIIAIIKGLMSLKPYAIIMTGLLVLILTPVFRVGVSIITFLHEKDYMYVYITSAVFIILILSFVLGKVE, encoded by the coding sequence ATGGAGATAATAATAAGCAAAACATTGAGAGCAGGAGTTTTATTAAGTGCTTTAATAATTCTCATCGGTTTAATTCTATTTTTTGTGACAAAAAACAGCGGTTACCCTGCAGGCGTATATCCTACTTCTATAATAGCAATAATTAAAGGGCTAATGTCTCTAAAGCCTTACGCCATAATCATGACAGGACTTTTAGTGCTGATTCTAACTCCCGTATTTCGCGTGGGAGTATCTATCATCACATTTCTTCATGAAAAAGACTATATGTACGTATACATAACATCGGCAGTGTTTATTATTCTGATATTAAGCTTTGTACTGGGCAAAGTAGAATAA